The following proteins are encoded in a genomic region of Lytechinus variegatus isolate NC3 chromosome 7, Lvar_3.0, whole genome shotgun sequence:
- the LOC121418234 gene encoding uncharacterized protein LOC121418234 produces MHQYTEVEKLRAGYFGIEYKYRERGINGKDRLGKLVPVSKRGKAKWVLEQYYRKMVLRLPKHDNLVKIKAAFLNKVTEDGELDEEDMFLCTVWKLYGEKSLNLNAYLLSRHGRLDDDAYKSLMMQLAQAMEHLHSNGTAHNALTPYSVMIVEGVKGQAVVKVGDYGLTQVCGAACSQDYKPDGQLPKSLDFYLPPEAAKEGWGHPGQANTTADIFMLGLLFSAMTEHTVLEGADQNEETIIATFVKFPGYGAVPIGKFLNTNPSINLDHHLHSKLSPELRSLVRRMTLIDADSRPPANGVIHMLTACEAIRGNEKTGENIESQATTRSSSTLPRNTTLTRKTSMRKRAATNPAMFNPCVSPPQMPRMSSASVIKPPAPTKTNFIRRASMRANNYLRRSRSVKISN; encoded by the coding sequence ATGCATCAGTATACTGAAGTGGAGAAGCTTCGCGCTGGCTATTTCGGCATTGAATATAAATACAGAGAGAGGGGTATCAACGGAAAGGATAGACTTGGCAAACTTGTCCCGGTGAGCAAGAGAGGAAAAGCTAAGTGGGTCTTGGAGCAGTACTATCGGAAGATGGTTTTACGACTCCCAAAACACGACAACTTAGTCAAGATCAAGGCAGCTTTCTTGAACAAAGTCACCGAAGACGGCGAATTAGACGAGGAGGATATGTTTTTATGCACAGTTTGGAAGTTATACGGTGAGAAGAGTCTAAACCTGAATGCCTATCTTCTCTCTCGTCATGGCAGACTTGATGATGATGCCTATAAATCACTGATGATGCAGTTGGCTCAAGCAATGGAACATCTTCATTCTAATGGTACCGCCCATAATGCGTTGACACCTTACAGCGTTATGATTGTCGAGGGAGTCAAAGGACAAGCCGTGGTCAAAGTAGGAGATTATGGACTGACCCAGGTATGTGGTGCAGCTTGCAGTCAGGACTACAAACCAGATGGACAACTGCCTAAGAGTTTGGACTTTTACCTGCCACCAGAAGCCGCCAAAGAGGGTTGGGGACATCCTGGTCAAGCCAACACCACGGCGGATATTTTCATGCTTGGACTCCTGTTCAGCGCGATGACCGAGCATACAGTTCTTGAAGGAGCTGATCAAAATGAAGAGACCATTATTGCTACTTTTGTCAAGTTCCCAGGGTACGGTGCTGTGCCGATCGGAAAGTTTCTGAACACCAACCCCAGCATCAATCTcgatcatcatcttcatagCAAACTCAGTCCGGAGCTCCGCAGTCTGGTCCGACGGATGACTCTCATTGACGCCGACTCTCGACCTCCTGCCAACGGTGTTATCCATATGCTGACTGCTTGCGAAGCCATTCGAGGAAACGAGAAGACAGGGGAAAATATTGAGTCGCAAGCAACGACCAGGTCGTCATCGACGTTGCCAAGGAATACAACGTTGACGAGAAAGACGAGTATGAGAAAGAGAGCAGCCACCAATCCAGCCATGTTCAACCCTTGTGTATCACCACCACAAATGCCTAGGATGAGCTCTGCATCCGTCATCAAGCCACCGGCACCAACCAAAACCAACTTCATCAGGAGAGCATCAATGAGGGCCAACAACTACTTGAGGAGAAGTCGTTCAGTCAAGATTTCAAATTGA